The DNA window CAAGGAACCCTATGAATCAAAATCAATCAACTACACCTCAATCTCAAACATTGTTGTGATCGGCTCTATAAATCCTCTATGTCTATTACAGCTCTATTCAAATTCATTATATCCAAATTACAATTGAGAATAAATATCTATTAAGTTAAATATCAAGTGATTAAACCAAACTTTTTCATTGAACATACACTCATACAACTATATGAAAGCTTCATATGAACCAGAAGTTACAACAGAGTTTGCAGAATACAACATGAAAAGAGAAACAGAACAAGAGTACAAATAGTTATAGGACATGCACCTCACATATAACTACGGCCTGCTATCATAATCAACAACTTCAGAATCGGTAACAGACCGCGAGTGCTGAACAATGGATCGGCCAATTGAATTAATCCAttcctctttctccttctcAGTATCGGCGATGAAAAACATAGTATCACGCCTTGTGGAGAGCTCAAAGGCGAAAGGCTTATTGATTACATCCTCAGCTCCTTTAACAGTGAGGCATTCAGCAACGGAGACAACTCCACGCGGAACGGCGGCGGATGTGACGGACGAAGGGTCTTTGAACCAGAGAAGCTTGCCTTGTTTAAGAATGAACCATCGACGGCGCCAGGTCTTGATATACTCTCCTTGCTTCGTCAGCCATCCGTCTCGCTCAGGGTTTAACCAAAATTCGATTTCCTCGTAGTCTGAGGGGTTAGGGTTTGCGCCGGTCACTGATCGGAATAGACTCTCCATTTTAGATGGCTCTTCGGCTTCGAATTGGGCGGAATTCTGTGATTTGTATCTTTATTTATCGCAGGCCAAGAGACGGATTAGAGATCGTAGTGCTTCGCTGTCACTGCTAATGGatttttttcctcatttatATGTCgaatctttttcctttttttttgtttcggAGCCCATATTGGAGCtccaattaaatttgaatcgcGCACTGCAGGATCCATTCGGGATGGCACTCCCAACAGAATTTTCTCCATATCCAGGGCTATTGTAATGCAATTAGTTCGAATTTATGTAAggcatttcaaattcaaacgtaattaatattttaaaatatattttaatcataTTGATATAAGATACATTAcacttacataaatatttttatatggtttttagaggtataaattttagttttaaaatattaaatttattttaatttaacttaatatttataaattaattaaattgactcaaaaataaaaaaaaaatgtcatataaTTTAAGATGAAGAGACAGAGtacttattattttgatatatatatatactagacatcggagcccgtgctagcacgggcccaatatgtatcattttttgtttcaatttatgtgacaaagataaaattaaagagttaatcaaattttaatattaatttaaaatagtgtaaatttttaattattgttaactatggtaaaaaaaaaaatttatgtcttttaacattctaaattgctaattattgttatatgatttgtaatatcttttacacaattttgaaataataaaggctatttcttctttctcaatttatgtggtactaataaaattttgagattcaatcaattttttttgtctttaaaatattctattgttaattactgtaaattattgtactttctaagtaattttcaaataatatatattatttcatttgtccaatttatgtgtcaccgataaaatttgaagagttaatcagatcttttacatatttttatatcttttgaatatttaagtaaataattattgtgatttataatattttatacaattattttaaaaaaattaaacaacaaacaaaacgaattcatcataggaaaattaccaaagcatccttgaatacatcaataatgggtcccactttttgtttaaaaaaatatgcatattgggaggatatttttgtccaaagtggaaatagaataagtataaagcattaaagtcttttaaaattttaaattgttaattcttattgtatgatttgtaatacttttacgccattttcaaataatagaggtcatttcttctttctcaatttatgtagtactaaaaaaaatttgagattcaatcaattttttttgtctttgaaatatttctagctgttaattactgtaatttatagtactttctaagaaattttcaaataatatatattatttcatttgtcccaatttatgtgtcaccggtaaaatttgaagagtcaatcagatcttttatatatttttatatcttttaaatatttaagtaattaattatcgtgattcataatattttatacaattatttagtatagtaaaataaatttaaaagaaacaaacaaaacgaattcatcataggaaattaccaaagcatccttcaatacatcaataatgggtccgactttttgtttttaagaaattgcacattcgaaggatatttttgtccaaagtggaaatattgtgtaaaaaatgtgtatttattgtgattttgaatgttttgtggggtaataaAATACACGCAAaattaaggtgtctttttgaaaatctaggacaacttcaagtatcacttaatgttttttctcaaaatctaatttacttttgtaaactatgtgtcagatcaaaatcagattaacaaattcaaaaggaatgagtaataaatagctcatacaatgacatatttattatttaactaaataataaatatgtaactaaaaatcttgttagcttttggttgaaagctaacaagatagttacaatatatatgttataaatATAGTGAATTAATATCTTTCCAAAATTGCTAGCATTAGTTCCATTTTGTCGGGGTCTCAAAATGAtcaatacttttctttttaatttttttcaaaaaacattACAGTATAATATTAAATGGTTGATATGATCTTTGTGATGATCTCACTATAAAATACCTAACACTTTTGTATTTTAGATAAATTAAACTTATTACTCCTTTGATGTGTCCTCtttattatttagagagttcaataatatttttgtattatataattttttaacactttcaaaatattttgaatcaataaaattataatcattatatataaaagagaacttTAGGCCCGGTCTACATGACGTCATCACAAATCAGGATTCtctttttaatctatttatttttaaaattagtcttctccttttatgaaaagttgtgactttatgtaaagttgtgacttttattaaaagttgcggtttttatgaaaaattgtgacttttatgaacagttgcgacttttattaaaaattgcgacttttatgaaaagttgtgacttaaatgaaaggttgtgaccttttcaaAAGGTtacaacttttccaaatagttgtgaccttttcgataaggcacaataaacatttgttcacgctactctttgttgtctataaatagtgggattttttctcattttaaaacaacaaaaattttgaacttcttcttcttcttctgcacaattaaatattcgtgtactttgctcctgttgagtggtTCTCTAACACAactgtttttgtatcaatagactggtgaataaaatcgttctatcctgagagaatctattcctttaaacatCGGGTACTAGAGGGGAGTAATTTCCATAAAgggacattgtgcattcagtggactctattttttcctttctgtttcattctattgttacagatactggtatatttttttacagtcattaatttatgcttatgttattaaggataaatgataaaatgTNNTGACCTTTTCAAAAGGTtacaacttttccaaatagttgtgaccttttcgataaggcacaataaacatttgttcacactactctttgttgtctataaatagtgggatttcctctcattttaaaacaacaaaaattttgaacttcttcttcttcttctgcacaattaaatattcgtgtactttgctcctgttgagtggctcgctAACACAactgtttttgtatcaatacactggtgaataaaatcgttctatcctgagataatctattcctttaaacatCGGGTACTAGAGGGGAGTAATTTCCATAAAgggacattgtgcattcagtgggctcgattttttcctttctgtttcattctattgttacagatactggtatattttttttacagtcattaatttatgcttatgttattaaggataaatgataaaatgttataattttcatttttctttacattattaatgttcgttactacgtaatcttgtactccctctgtccctaattacttgtccacttttaaattgacacacctattaagaaagcaattattgacatagtgagtttaccattttacccctattaattatgaagtggatgaattaaaaacttaagattttcaagaagttctacctttttcaaagtagtTAATTGAGGGTTtaataggtaaaaatattttgtcttttcttgatttgtcaaaatgtacaagtaattagggacaactaaaaaaggaaaagtggataAGGAATtaaggacagagggagtatgtaAGAtgatatagtgttttagttttaatgattgGTGGGTTTTAAGTATTGTTTTATAAATTCCGTGAATCTGCAAATTTAATATCACGGAATTTATAAAACAAtactaatttataatattttatgaacTTGTAAATctgcaaattttattttaagcaaATAAAAATCTCTACAtccaaatattaataattagatCCTCGTGTTTTAAATTCAGCCACATAAATTAATGCCACATTTTTAGAAGAATTGATAATGGAAATATAATTatcaagtattattttttttctcttagaaCATATTGGGTTCTATTTTCActtcttaaatttttatataatatgataGAAAAAGGAACCATTAGGCCGCATAGGCTTATTGGAGAAAGCATATGGGCAggtaatcaaattttaaatagagGATCAATTTACATTTCAGTTAACAAATTAACAGGTAGAAGATCAATTACTTTCTGGTGCGCACAGGTAAAACCCGCTTTAGTATAATAGCCAACAAATCATAGGAGAGGTAAATCGCACTAGGCAAATCTTGTGCGACGAGCTAAATAGAGAAAACATGTGAAGGGTTTCAAACCTGAGATCCCTTGCTCAACCAACTCAGCTACTCTCGTGGGTTAGAGTAGAGCATCAATTAACGCGAACAGAATATAAGCATAGGAAGACAACCAAGTggtacatttttttattttctttacagAGTAAAAAGGCTTATACAATTGATGTACATTTGTAGACAGAGTCTACCTTACTGGACTTCCCATTTCAGTGATAGATTGCTCAAATATGTCCCGATTGTATTTTAACTTTCTCTTTTTGCTCTTTTGTTCTGTGATCAATTACTTGAGTTTCTTTGTAATTTCAGCAGTATATTTACCCTGATGGAAGGCTTGTTGAAGTTCCAGTTCTGTGGGCTGACGAGAACCGTCTGCAGCATAAGTTCCAGCTCCATAGGAAGATCCACCTTTTACCTCATCCATCTCAAACATTCCTTTACCAAAAGTATATCCAAGAGGAACAAATATCATGCCATGATGTGCCAATTGAGTTACAGCTGTTAGTCTGCAATCAACAAGACTTCGTGTCAATGAAAGAACCGTAACAaaaaacacttgataaaaagaGAGGATATGAATATACGAAACAATAGTGACAACAAATAGTATTCTTCAAATGATATAACAATCCATGAGAAACTTCATGTATCTGTTTACGTTGCGTTCGGGTTTATCAGCCCAAATGCTGGATTTGGACCTTGAGTCTTACAATGATAGAAGGATATTTGCATAATTCATCCCAAaataagaaaagagtaaaaggAAAGAAAACTATTGCATGTTCTTTTCAGGAGCGTTGATCAATCTGGAAATATACATTTGAATCAAAAATCACTCTCGAGACTATAATAACAAGATCTTAAACGCGACTTATTCAGTTTCATGAAGTATGTCTCCTGCTCGGGAAACGTGAGAAATTGATTTCTTATGTTCTTATATGTGGCCTTGGTTTTTATGCAATATCAAGATCAAAATGAATAAGGGGATGGTAATGCAAACTGTGTTTTTGGGAGTAGAAGGATAGTTGACAGTACAACTATATTTCTTGTAAGATCAAAAAGTTTTTGATGTGTCAAAGCGAGCCCTTTAAGTATTGTAAGAACTTCGGAAATTGGAAattatttgatgaaataaaagCAAAGCCATGAACTTCCCCCACTATGGCTGGTTAACACAATTCTAGGCTTCAAATCCACTTGccactagaaaaaaaattcaaattacttCTATGGATCTCGTCAAGCGCTAATCCTCATACTGTTTGTACAGTTACTGATGAAAGATCTCTAACTTCATACGTATACCGAGTTGAAGCACTTAGGTAACTAGAAATTCTTCAGTCCCTTATACTACAGTCTACAGTCCAAGTCTTGCAGGATAGTTAGTCCTAAAAACTCAATACAATACAAGTCAAGAACTCTATATTGATGGTCAATTTATACAGGTGAAAGCAACAACAGCACAGAGTAAACAAAGCAGAGAACGGATAATGAAGTACTCACGCACTAAGCTCTTGGCCACCTCCATGAAAACCAGTACTCCAAAAGATTCCAGCAGGTTTACCAGCTAACGCTTGAGTTGCCCACATCTCATCGGAGGCATCAAAAAAGGCTTTGAATTGGGCAGCCATCACACCAAAACGAGAAGGGAAACCAAAGATGAAACCATCAGCTTCCAAGAGCTGCTCAGGTGTGATCTCAGGCACATCATCAGGCTTTTTAGGAGccttcatcttctccaataTCTTCTCAGGAAGTGTCTCCGGAACCTACATGTCTACGGATCAAATTCATGGAACTAGTAATAAATAGAATTTAACCTTTATCAACTTGATTAAAAGCCGATTATAGCATGCCGCAGAGCCAAGAATTCTAACAAAGAAATTCCATAAAATGCAAGACCTTGGCACACCTATAATTCAAACTCGCCACCTTAAGTAATTTTTGAACCACCTGTTAAACTCTACTAAAACCTCATCCTCCCTAAATGAAATTCAAGACTTCctatataaacacaaaaaaaaaaaaaaaaaaaaatgtttttgtccTGCTTGCACATATTAAAATTGAACCGCCTACATCAAcaatgaattattattttttacaccatcagtatatataacttaaattcaaGTAAAAATTGAAACCCATAAAGCTAAAGCAGAAACTTCTATGCTCATAAGGTCCGCCCCTCCCGCCTCGGCAGGGAGCGCTATCCCCCAAAAAAAAGGTGATGTGCAGcgtgaatttaaattaatcggaCTTCAATACGGAAATCGAAGCCCGGAGCGATTACCTGCCAAAGTGTTGCTTCGACGCCCTTAACTGAATTGACTCCGCGTTGTATTTCTCGTGCCATAGTCTCCACATGGCCATAAAGTGAGTAATACCTACcattcaaattatgaaaaacaaAAGATTGATTAACACAGAGAAGACAGATGCTATTGCAAATTCATTCAGTTGAATAAGGAGGCGATCACTTACACTACGTAGACCTTAGTTGTTGCCATAGTTTGATGATCAAATTAAACCCTCAATTGGAAATTTCCCCAAAAATAATTGGCTTAGAAATTAACAACAGCTTCTTCCGATCTCCCAAATTACTCATACACTTCAACACGCAAGTGATTTAGTTCACTAGTATATGAACTTCTATTAAAGGAGGTATTCGAAAGTTTCCGCCACGTGGCAAGACGTTATCATTTTGTTTGGTTGTTGCTAGGTGACCGTGACCCTAGTTGTGTCCGTATTTAAttagaattgaaaattttattttttctgctCGCGCTTTCAAAgatacaaatttatatattctaGCATACGTGTTTTAAAACATGATCATATGTGTATTCTAACATAAACTTATacgttatctattattcatttaAATATTACGTCTCTGATATGCAATAAGGTTTTTACGTAATTTGTAAGTTATCAAGAAGGTAAGCTGTATCCatctttagttttggttttgcCCGCAATGACCTGGCAATTTGTCTTTTTGCAAATTGCATAGGACTTATAAATATGGaggtattattttattaaaaaattaatattaattatgcgagtaaatattaatatacgtgttaaatgataaaaacaaaaactaacacTATAAATAATGCACTTATTCATGATGCAATGCATATACAAGTATGAATTATAAATAATGCACTTATTCATGATGCAATGCATATACAAGCATGAACTAATGTATCTTTTCTTACGTACAAAACTTATACACGTTGGTGCACAAATTATTAATAAGCTATCTGATTTGAAACAGAGGAAGGGTAGtacttcaaattaaaataggaagTGTAATTTCTAATATATAGAAGAGACAATTTTTCGACTTTCAACATGGctattttttgtcatatttaggAAAATCTAAGGGCAATTTGGTTCAACTTTTAATACTTTTCTAATGAATAGTATTGTACTTCACTTTTTTGtagttatacttttaaaatttgggaCATAAAAACCCTTTCACATTTTACTTTTCAGCCGCAAAAAAATTTGCCTACTTTCCATGCATGTGGGCCATTCTTTTTCTCCActttcttcaattaattaatgcATATAATATAGGTCCCAAGTCTTATTTCCCTTCCTTTATTTATACCTCATaacttctttcattttattttttatggtaaaatcatttttaaaaataataattactttatttatttatcaaatacagaaaaattatgtcttttttttagtttgttatatatcgaaaaattgtataaatataaataatactataaatcataataattaacaacttaaatatttaaaagttatataaaaaaatttaattgactctcgaAATTCTATTGGTATCaatttataaatcacaataattaacaatttaaaaattataaaatgcatataaaaaatcacttgactctaaaaaaatcttatcagtgctacataaattgggacaggaGAAGTAACATATATAATCTGAAAATTAcgttaaatatttaaaagacatataaaaaatgattaatttttgaaattctatatatgccacataaattgaaacaaagagaataatatatattatttttaaaattatataaaaagtactaacaacttaaaatcatataaaaatttggcTAACTTTTCAAGTTCTATGGCACTCCCTTCGTCCCATATTAATTGactattattctaaaaatagttgtctcatattagttgatcatcttactaaatcaacaaaacattatttaaaattttcctaTATCACCCTTGCCGTTAATTCCTTTTGAAAGTATCAcattttgtttgtaaaattctcACAAAGTTTTTTAAGGGTTGAATTAGTaaagctatttttttatttataatttcttcaGTACAGTGCAAAAtgaaaagtaattaattaatatgagaCGAACGGATATTGGGCCCCATGCTGGCACGAAATAGTATATCTAGTACTTTAAAGGTACGAAAGAGGTTgttcgtcgaaaaattacattatgtaaatataataaaatatgttttaattatatgtaaatcaaaaaatataattttaataaaagagaaataaatGTAGTAGTAGTCATAAAAGGAGTTCAAAAGGTTACTTTAAAATACAAGTTTGAATCCTAATTATATATCGcattttattatattagaaGGCAGAAGCCATAATTCTCTAATGTATAAGTCAAACAAATTATGATTATTGAATACTGacttatatattatacaaattgaAATCGAACTTAAAACTATTGAACCATATCTGGCCAATTCAATATGATTAGAATAAGCAAAGCATTTCGAAAAATCgaaaactaaaattattgaatggaaattttcaaaaattgtattataTCATAGCATAAAAGAACACCCTaattataataagaaaatatgaaacTAGTCAAAATTAGTAACTTGTTAATGAAAAACaattatagtttaaaaatattataaaaaagatCAATATGTTATGTTCCTAACAAATTAAAGGTACCCTAAAATACATTCTAGTTTTGCTCCCCtcaaactcactttcttaattaaatgaaaaaacaaaagaataactCCACTTTCTTTCTCTACTAGATTTTGTTGCACGTGCTATGCACGAGCCCAATaacataaatggtatgttttggggctaataacgaagtttttgaagcgattgtttgcgtggataaagaaataagttttttttatcacaaacttgtactttctttgacgttattcaaggcacaataagactacccacatacaacattttaaaacaattttatgttgtcaattatcacgatttaatttcaagaatcagtcaattttttttctgtttttttaataaatattttaagttgtcaattatcataatttattgtattttatacataatttttaacgatagattaatttcaagaatcaatcgaatttttttaaatgtatttatttttgaaatattttatgttgtcaattatcatgatttatagtatttttacgatagatagattaacttcaagaatcaatggaattttttgtatctttttcaaaacatattNTTATCAGtgctacataaattgggacaggaGAAGTAACATATATAATCTGAAAATTAcgttaaatatttaaaagacatataaaaaatgattaatttttgaaattctatatatgccacataaattgaaacaaagagaataatatatattatttttaaaattatataaaaagtactaacaacttaaaatcatataaaaatttggcTAACTTTTCAAGTTCTATGGCACTCCCTTCGTCCCATATTAATTGactattattctaaaaatagttgtctcatattagttgatcatcttactaaatcaacaaaacattatttaaaattttcctaTATCACCCTTGCCGTTAATTCCTTTTGAAAGTATCAcattttgtttgtaaaattctcACAAAGTTTTTTAAGGGTTGAATTAGTaaagctatttttttatttataatttcttcaGTACAGTGCAAAAtgaaaagtaattaattaatatgagaCGAACGGATATTGGGCCCCATGCTGGCACGAAATAGTATATCTAGTACTTTAAAGGTACGAAAGAGGTTgttcgtcgaaaaattacattatgtaaatataataaaatgttttttaattatatgtaaatcaaaaaatataattttaataaaagagaaataaatGTAGTAGTAGTCATAAAAGGAGTTCAAAAAGTTACTTTAAAATACAAGTTTGAATCCTAATTATATATCGCATTTTATTATATCAGAAGGCAGAAGCCATAATTCTCTAATGTATGTATAAGTCAAACAAATTATGATTATTGAATACTGACTTATATATTGTACAAATTGAAATCGAACTTAAAACTATTGAACCATATCTGGCTAATTCAATATGATTAGAATAAGCTAAGTATTTCGaaaaatcaaaaactaaaattattgaatggaaattttaaaaaattgtattatatcATAGCATAAAAGAACACCCTaattataataagaaaaaatatgaaactacTCAAAATTAGCAACTTGTTAATGAAAAACAgttatagtttaaaaatattataaaaaaatcaatatgtTATGTTCCTAATAAATTAAAGGTACCCTAAAatcaggggcggacccacataGAGAGGTTCGGGTGCTTGAGCATCCATTCATCCCGACGAAAACTTTATATATGCATATAGAAAATACTGGATAATTGATATAAAAAACTTGTTAGCACCCATTATACAAAAGGCCTCACTGTTGCGTTGGTTCTGGAGGTGAATTTAAAGATCACTGACCCCCTCCACCGAGGGTTCGAGTCCTGGTAACGTCTATATTTTGGTTGAAAAAAGCAAACTGGAATTTCTTCTTTCAtagtttttttgttgttctttttatatatacttttacGGTTGACTTTTTGcttatattcttttaaattgtttttcaactttttttattttttgtatttcatcTACTAACTAAACTAAAAACATTAGTAAGCTTctgaaaagatttttttttttggcttgaGCACCCACAACCattaaatcctggatccgccactgccTAAAATACATTCTAGTTTTGCTCCCCtcaaactcactttcttaattaaaagaaaaaacaaaagaataactCCACTTTCTTTCTCTAttcattccttttcttttagCAAATTTTGGCGAGTTCGGAgctaaaaaataactttttttccttcaaaaacaTAAATGgtatatcaaattttttttaacctaAACGACAAAATCACTACTGAGGGAGTGATATCTTTTAATTCCATTCATGCGGTTAAATActtcaattgaagatttttagAAGATAAATGATTtagaagatttttattttaattgaagtTTTTAACGGCGTGAACAGAGTTAAAAAATATCACTTCCTCAGTAGCGATTTTGttgttttgatttaaaaaaattgatataccACTTAtgttttttgaagaaaataaattgtcCTTTTAACTCCGGACTCAAATTTTGGCATACTCATTCGAGTGAGAAAGTGGATTTGAGGGGAGCAAAAATAAGATGTATAGTAGAGTAtctttaatttactatgaaCATAacatttagattttttttcctaaaaagaaTTATGTTGCCATTAGTACTAGAATtaaatagatatagataatACAACAATTACGAGAATAACAAATAAACAGATAAGTAACTTTGAATCTTTTTCGGTGAGAAACAACAGCCAGCTGAAAATGCACATGAATAGGACAAACTAGTACTGGTAACTTTTATTTACGACTGCACAAGAAATTCACtatataaactcaaaattaaattaataaaccACAAAGaaaatctcttcttttttttcagtGGCTTTTGGTTGCATGTTCCAcgaaattcaatattttaatataaaatataaattaattaaattttaataaatattaaattttcaatttataatttctgACCTTTTGaacaaaataattcaaatgaaTAAAATGTAAGTCCcat is part of the Solanum stenotomum isolate F172 chromosome 8, ASM1918654v1, whole genome shotgun sequence genome and encodes:
- the LOC125874993 gene encoding probable NAD(P)H dehydrogenase (quinone) FQR1-like 3, with amino-acid sequence MATTKVYVVYYSLYGHVETMAREIQRGVNSVKGVEATLWQVPETLPEKILEKMKAPKKPDDVPEITPEQLLEADGFIFGFPSRFGVMAAQFKAFFDASDEMWATQALAGKPAGIFWSTGFHGGGQELSALTAVTQLAHHGMIFVPLGYTFGKGMFEMDEVKGGSSYGAGTYAADGSRQPTELELQQAFHQGKYTAEITKKLK
- the LOC125874637 gene encoding pleckstrin homology domain-containing protein 1-like codes for the protein MESLFRSVTGANPNPSDYEEIEFWLNPERDGWLTKQGEYIKTWRRRWFILKQGKLLWFKDPSSVTSAAVPRGVVSVAECLTVKGAEDVINKPFAFELSTRRDTMFFIADTEKEKEEWINSIGRSIVQHSRSVTDSEVVDYDSRP